In Oryzias melastigma strain HK-1 linkage group LG16, ASM292280v2, whole genome shotgun sequence, a single genomic region encodes these proteins:
- the ica1 gene encoding islet cell autoantigen 1, which translates to MDGNFGYSREYFDRFVQSQDSSVVNKFQQKYWKTKQTFIKATGKKEDEHVVASDANLDAKLEVFHSIQKTCMELLKVIEQYQRRICLLSQEENDLGRFLRSQGSQDKSRAGKIMQASGKALCFSSQQRMALRKPLCRLYQEVETFRYRAISDTWLTVSRMEQSRTEYRGALLWMKDVSQELDPDTQKQMEKFRKVQGQVRSTKASFDKLKNDVCQKVDLLGASRCNLLSHVLTTYQTTLLHFWEKTSRTMAAIHESFRPSEVSTLKNTQEVTGRSAQKESRKKPAAGGKEEAAEELLLPLTNGESCDKSEPEEEEEKDNLALLSEILGSLSADEGDFSREWTEVFGDEGASSAPPGPPEKSFLPSQLLDQSLSSSTDWNDLVPQPVAPATPSGANPSVSKAKEAAPAATSDRLAWFNLFADLDPLSNPDAVGKASGEQDLHTA; encoded by the exons ATGGATGGGAACTT TGGTTACTCCAGAGAATACTTCGACCGCTTCGTGCAGAGCCAGGACTCCTCAGTGGTGAACAAGTTCCAGCAGAAGTACTGGAAGACCAAACAGACCTTCATCAAAGCCACGGGGAAGAAGGAGGATGAACATGTGGTGGCGTCGGATGCCAACCTGGACGCCAAGCTGGAG GTCTTCCACTCCATCCAGAAAACCTGCATGGAGCTGCTGAAGGTCATCGAGCAGTACCAGAGGAGGATCTGCC TTCTGTCCCAGGAGGAGAACGATCTGGGCCGGTTCCTGCGCTCTCAGGGGTCTCAGGACAAAAGCCGGGCTGGGAAGATCATGCAGGCCTCGGGGAAGGCCCTGTGCTTCTCCTCCCAGCAGAG AATGGCTCTGAGGAAGCCGCTGTGCCGCCTGTACCAGGAGGTGGAGACCTTCCGCTACCGGGCCATCTCCGACACCTGGCTGACTGTGAGCCGCATGGAGCAGTCCCGAACCGAGTACCGCGGGGCCCTGCTGTGGATGAAGGACGTGTCGCAGGAGCTGGACCCCGACACGCAGAAGCAGATGGAGAAGTTCCGCAAG GTTCAAGGCCAGGTCCGCTCCACCAAAGCCAGCTTTGATAAGCTAAAGAACGACGTGTGTCAGAAGGTGGACCTGCTAGGGGCCAGCCGCTGTAACCTCCTGTCCCACGTCTTAACAACCTACCAG ACGACGCTCCTGCACTTCTGGGAGAAGACGTCCCGCACGATGGCAGCCATCCACGAGAGCTTCAGACCATCTGAAGTCTCCACGCTGAAG AACACACAGGAAGTGACGGGCAGGTCGGCTCAGAAGGAATCCAGGAAGAAACCTGCAGCAGGAGGGAAGGAGGAGGCCGCCGAGGAGCT ACTCCTCCCACTGACAAACGGAGAATCCTGTGATAAATCTGAACCag aggaggaggaggagaaggacaaCCTGGCCCTCCTCAGCGAGATCCTGGGTTCTCTGTCTGCCGACGAGGGGGACTTCTCCCGGGAGTGGACGGAGGTTTTTGGAGACGAAGGAGCGAGCTCCGCCCCTCCTGGACCGCCGGAGAAAAGCTTCTTACCGTCACAGCTGCTGGATCAGAGTTTGTCTTCCTCGACAG ACTGGAATGACCTCGTCCCACAGCCCGTCGCCCCGGCTACCCCATCAGGAGCCAATCCGAGCGTCTCGAAGGCTAAAG AAGCGGCGCCGGCGGCGACCTCGGACCGCTTGGCGTGGTTCAACCTCTTCGCCGACTTGGACCCGCTCTCCAATCCAGATGCGGTGGGCAAAGCCAGCGGCGAGCAGGACCTGCACACGGCGTAG